The sequence TGAAAAGGATAAAACACCCCAATTCATAAAGAAGGGCAGTTCAAAGAAATCATACTTTTTTCTGATAGCCGTGCGGTGCGGGCGTGTGTAAAAATTGTCAGCAGGTTTTGAGCAGAAACCGCCGGGATCTAAACGGCGATTTTCCATGGAGGGAAATTTTTACGTAAACAGGGAAAATAGTTACAGATCTCTTCAGGAATAAAGTTCCTGATCGTACATCGGCATATTTATAAAAAACTTTAGCCTGATCACAATCAAACCCTTGATTCATATAGATCCTTTTTCTCTAAAACCCTGATCAACAGCGCCTTAAAACAACTTGGCACGGACTTTTCTATATACACGGCGGAGGTGTGTCAATGGATTTGATGTCATTCATCACGCCGGGCACGGGGAATGTACCTGCATTCGGCACCGCCATCTCCGCACAGAACGGTTCTCAGGCTTCTAAGAGCTCATTTGAGGATTTCCTCAAGGACAGACTCTCAGGAACCGGAGTCAACACAGTTTCTGAAAAGGCATCGGCAAAGAGCGGAACCGAAGTTAAGTCCGACTCTAAGACCAAAGCCGGAAAAGTAATTGATGAGCTTGATATTCCCTCGGAACAGAAGGAGCAGTTAAAGAAGGAACTTGACTCTCTGGAAACTGAGGAGGATGCGGTGGAATTCCTTGAGAATCTTGAGGAAATATTGATGCTGAACGGAATCGGCGTTGAGGAAACCGTGGCAAGGCTCACAGAAGCATTCGTTGCGGAAGATGCACAGAACGCAGCGGGGAGTACGGCTATTGATTCCGCAATGCTGAAAGCCCTCAAAGCAAGGGGTTACACTCAGGCGGAACAAAACCTTACAGACAGCGAACAGCAGGCGGCGAATGAGGCCTTTGAAAAACTTATGCTTCCCAAAGAGGCGAAGATAAGCGGCACAGAGGTCAAAATAGCCGAAATTGTAAAACCGCTGACCGCTGAAACTGTTCCCGAAGAGGAGCAGATTATTAAAACTACAACAACGGACATACCCGACACGGAAGTTGGGGAAACCGCACTTAAATCGGGGCAGAGCGTTTTAACCGAACAGGAACAGCCTGAGGTTAAGATTGTTACACCCAGAGATATTAATAAGATCGCCGACTTCATACAGTATTCTAAGTCAGGCGATCAGAAAAAGCTTACCATACAGCTTATGCCGAAAGAATTGGGTAAGCTGAATATCGAGCTGGTGGAACACGCCGGTAAGATAAGCGCCCGAATCACTATGGAGAGTGATCAGGCGAGAAACCTGCTTGTCAACAACGCGGAAAGCGTAAGGCAGCAGTTGGAAGCAAAAGGGATTGTGCTTGAAAAAATGGAATTTTTCTTTGCCGAAAAAGACTCCAAGGATGGAACCGACCAGCAGTTTTTCAGGAAGAAAGGCTCTGGAAACGGAAAAAATGAATTTGCGGTAGGGGACATCTCTGAGGATGAGACTGATCCCTCAAAGGGTCTCTACGCGTAAGTCCGGAGGTTGCTATGACCACAATATCTGACTCGGTTCAGAATATTCTTAACGGCGGAAGCTCCACAACAACGACTACGAAGGAAACAGGAACCACCGAAATGGACATGATGGATTTCCTGAATCTCTTTATCAGCCAGCTTAAGAATCAGGATCCCCTTGAGCCGATGGACAACAACCAGCTTACAAGTCAGACCAGCCAGTTTTCAATGGTTGAGCAGCTTGTCAGCATCAACGAGGCAGTGGAAAAACTTGTAGACGGCGGTTCAACATCAAACGATATAGACTCCCTGTTCAGCGCCTCAAGCTTCATCGGTAAAATGGTGGAGTATGAAGGCAACAGCTTTGTCTTTGACGGTGAAAGCGCTGTTATGGATTTTGATCTCGATACGGCAAGCTACTCAACGGAGATCTATGTTTATGATACGGATGGAAATCTGATAAACGCAGTTAACGCAGGTCAGCTTGATTCCGGCAGGAACAGCATTGCTTGGGACGGAACGGACTCCGAAGGCGAAGCTGTGGAAGCCGGACAGTACAAATATGTGGTAAAGGCTTACGACTCCACAGGAGCGGAAGTTAGTGTCACAACGTACGGAAACGGGTATGTCTCCGGCGTTTCTCAAGAGGACGGTAAAATTGTTTTTGACCTTTTCGGAGAGGAACTCGACGCTGATAAAGTTATTGCAGTAAGAAGTTACTAAGGCTGTAGGGGAGATTTGTTCTCCCCTTTTCAATCAGCGGATTAAGGAGTGCGCTTATGATGCGTTCACTGTACTCGGCCATCAGCGGTCTGAACACGAATCAGAAAGCTATGGACGTTATAGGCAACAATATAGCAAACGTTAACACCACGGGTTTCAAGGCAGGTCGTGCTGTTTTTCAGGATCTGTTCAGTCAGACTCTCGTGGGAGGTAAAACCCCCACAGATGCCAGAGGCGGTGTAAACCCCCGTCAGGTAGGTCTGGGCGGATACCTCGCTGCCGTTGACAACATATTTGAAGCCGGTACACCGACCACAACAAGCAAAACCACGGACCTTGCCATACAGGGTGAAGGTTTTTTTGTTGTCAGAGGTGAAGGGCTCAATGAATATTACTATACCAGAGCGGGAGATTTTAACTTTGACCGCTACGGCACTTTCGTTAATGCTGCCGGCTATCCTGTGCAGGGATGGATGGCAGACCCCCTCACCGGAGAGTTGATTGATAACGGGGAAGTGGGCGACATAGTTGTCGGTTCCGCTTTCCAGACGATTCAGGCAAAGGCTACCACTGAGGTTTCCATGAATGCGGTGCTCAACACTGTTGCCAATGCTTCGGTTCTTGAGTACCCCACGCTCCTTCACACTGCCGGCAGCTCAGACGATCTTTTATCCGTTTTTTCAACTAACGGCGTTAAGATGGATCTTGCCGAAAATGAGCCTATAGTCATTAAGGCGCATGCCACGGAAATAACCGATATGCTTTACGCATACAGCGATTCGGATGTTAATCTTAATCTGGATTCCGAATCGGTTCTGAGAGTTTATATCAACAATAACCCGTATACTTTTACCTACGGCGTTGACTTCAGAACCATGGGTGAGCTCGCCACTGCCATCGAGAACAAGCTTGAGGATTCAGTGGGCAACGGCGCTGTGGCGAATAACTTCGTGGAAACATCCGTAAACGGTATTTTCGATGAGACTCTGGTCACCCCCAATGCTTCTTATGCCACCACTGAGAGCTGGACAGTGACCATCGATCCCACGAACCCCGCGAGATTCAATGTCGTCGGTTCAGTATCCGGCGCAGTAAACAGCGGTGTTGTGGGACAGACATACACGGCGACTGATCCTGTTACGGGGGACGCTCTTTTTACAATACCTTCCACCGCGTGGAACGGCTCATGGGCAGCAGGCGAAACCGTTACATTTGACACTGCCGCCGCTCCGGCGTCCGATTTCAGTGTCAATATAGTAAACGGAAAAATACAGATAACAAGGGACACCGACAACGGAATAGACGTGCAGGTAAACTCCTTCAGCGGCACACCTTACCTTGCTGTTATAATGCAGTCTCTCTCCGGTACATATAACGAGGCTTCCACATCAAGAAGCAGTGATGAGATTCTTTTTGAGGAGACAAAATACGCAGGAAGAGACTTCGACACACTTGCGGAGCTGGCTTCTATAATCGAGCAGGCAATAGACGGAAACGTTCTTCAGGCGGACAAGTTCAGCGTCAACTTCGATGAAGCCACAGGCAGATTTCAATTCATGAACACAGGCGAATATGATACTGCGACAGGAACCACCGAAGGACTCATTCTTTCGAGCTTTATGGTGGATAAAGCCTACAGCGGCACAGTTTTTGAAAGCAATATAACTCCTGCCGGTTCGCTCACAATACGACCGGTGGATCCCGATGACGATCCGGCGTTTGTCGCCTCAGCGGACTACGGCTACTCTGAGCAGTTCCTCAGATATGCGGAAGGCTCCGACCTTCTCACAGAGCTTTATACAAGCTCAGGCGAGAGCATGGGGCTGGATGATACGGCAATACTTCAGTTCAGCGGTGCAGTGGGCGGTGAGGATCTTCAGGGAACCGGAACGATTCCCGCGCTCGGTTCCACAGTGGACGATCTCAGAGCCATGATGGCGGGATACCTCGGCTTTGAAAACTCCACGGAAAGCCAGATTGCGGAGCACATCAGCGACATAGAGGATAACAGCGGCAAGATCAAGGTAACCGGTGAAAAGGGTCTTTCAAACGCCGTGGACTTTCTTAAGTTTGAAGTCGTGGGTGCGGGAACCTATCAGAACTTCTATGACTACTTTGAGTATCAGACAACCCAGACAGCAAGCGGCGGTCAGATGGCAACCACTCAGACCATCTATGATGCTCAGGGTAATGCGCACACGCTGAAATATACTTATGACATGGTGAATGCGACAGGCAACATCTGGAAGCTGACTCTCAGCACAACAGATGAGAACACAAGCGTGTCCTTCAACCAGACGGGCGGGAACGAAATCCTTCTGCACTTCAATAATGACGGTTCGTTCAACTATCTCTCTTCTCCGGAAGGAACAAGAGTCGCTGATCTCAGCTTTAACTTTGATCCGGCGAACGGAGCAGGGGTGATAAGCGATGTTTCCATGTTCCTCGGAACTCCGGCAAGCTATGACGGGGTCTACATCTCCGCCAAGGAATCATCCAAAAACAGCGCAGAGCAGGACGGTTACGCAGTGGGCTCTCTTGAAGAGGTAATGTTCAACCCCGCTGGAGAGATTGTAGGCTACTACACCAACGGTGAGGTGATGACCATAGCTCAGGTTGCCCTTGCCACATTCACAAACAATCAGGGTCTTCTGAAAGTAGGCGATACCCTTTTCGCGGAAACGGGCAACTCCGGCACCGCAGCGATAGGCAAGCCGCAGACAGGCTCCAGAGGGGAAATACTATCAGGAGCACTTGAAAACTCCAACGTTGACCTCTCAAATGAATTTGTGACCATGATTACCACTCAGAGAGGCTTTCAGGCAAACTCAAGGGTTATCACAACCAGTGACGAAATGCTTCAGGAGCTTCTGACCCTCAAACGTTAATAACCGTTTTAACGGTCGGCTTTTATCAAAAGGGCGTCTTCGGGCGCCCTTTTTTTATTAATTAAAAAGCAAAAACTGACGATTTATTCATAGATTCTCCTTAAAAGAGAGAGCGTAAGGCGGTAAAACGACTGCCTCACGCCGCAGAGAAGGCATTTTAAAATAAGCTTGACTCTTTTGCTGGCGTTCCTGTATCTTTTAAGGGTAGAATAGTACAAAATGTTTATATCAAAGTTTATTCTTTGAATAATGCAGTCGGACGGGAACGTATGGATTTAGCAACGATTATCGGGTTTCTATTGTCATATATTCTTCTTATCGTTGCGCTTGTAATAGGCGCGGGGGTCGGGGTTTATGTCGATTACCCTTCGGTGCTTATCGTTATCGGCGGTACTCTGGGCATTGTGCTGATCAACTACCCGCTGGACAGGATAACAGGTCTCACCAAAGTAATGATGAAGGCTTTCTTCAACAAGTCCGCTGACACGGCAGAGCTTATACAGCAGCTTGTCGGTTTCGCCGTAAAAGCGAGAAGAGACGGCATTCTCTCTCTTGAATCCGCTGAAGACGAAGTTTCGGACGAGTTCCTGAAAAAAGGGATACGCCTCGCTGTTGACGGAACCGAGCCTGAGGTTATCAAAACGATTCTTGAAACCGAACTGGAATACATGCAGGAAAGGCATAAAGAGGGCGCTGGTATTTTCACCTCTATTGCGGATTTCGCGCCCGCAATGGGTATGATCGGTACGCTTGTGGGGCTTGTCGCGATGCTTCAGAGTCTCAGCGATCCTTCGGCGATAGGTCCTGCGATGGCTGTCGCTCTTATCACCACTTTTTACGGTTCTATTATAATGAACATGTTCGCGACACCTATTTCAGGCAAGCTTAAGGTGCGTTCCGGAGAGGAAGTTCTCCAGAGACAGATTATGATCGGCGGCATAATGGCTATTCAGGCGGGGGACAACCCTAGGATAGTCGAACAGAAGCTCAACGCTTATCTTTCGCCTAACAAACGTAAATCTCAGTTTGACTGATTCCTGCCCGTTCCGGCTGAGAGCGGGCTCATAAAAAGGCAGGTTTGATCTAATGTCCGAAAAGAAAAAGTCCTGCGACTGTGAAAAGGGCTCCCCTAAGTGGATGACCACTTTCACTGACATGAACATGCTTCTGCTTACATTCTTCGTTCTGCTTGTTTCCATGTCGACGCTGGATAAAAAGAAAATTCTCGAATCCCTCGGTTCGTTTCAGGGTTCATCCGGTCTCCTAAGCGGAAGCCGCAATGAAGTGAGCGCTCAGAACATAATGACCCGAATCAACGTAATTGACCAGACAGGGAGTTCAAACGCACAGACAGCGGAAACCCTTCGTGATTATGTCAAATCCGCAAACCTCTCCGATGTTGTCAGCGTCATAGAAACCAAAAAGGGTGTCTCCATAAGAGTTCTGGATTCTCTGCTTTTTGCCCCGGGCAGTGCGGATGTTCAGGGTGAAGCAATACCATTTCTAAGAAAAGTGGGAACAGTTATAGTTGACTCTCCGTATTACACTCATGTAGAAGGGCATACGGATGACACGCCTTCCCGTTCGGCACGATTTCCTTCCAACTGGGAACTTTCGACAGCCAGATCAGTCTCTGTGGTGCGCTTTCTGATTACCGAAGGAGTCAACCCTCAGAGCCTTTCGGCGGGAGGGTTCGGAGAGTTTCATCCTCTTCTGCCCAATATCACTGATGAGAACAGGGCAAGAAACCGCAGGGTTGAGATAAACCTTGTGAGCCCCGAATTTGCGGAAACCAATAAAAATATTTTTGAAGAAGACAACGGAGGACAGTAATGGCGGCAGACGAAAAAGACACCCAACCGGAGCAGGGAGGGAAGAAAAAGTCTAAACTCAAACTGATCATTATTATTCTCCTTCTGCTTGTGCTTCTCGGCGGAGGCGGAGCGGCTTATTTCCTTTTCCTTAAGCCTAATCCCAATCAGGCAGCCCAGCCTGCGGCGGCTGCTTCTGCCGCTCCTGAAGCGGCTCCGAGCGAAGCAATCGCTCAGATAGGCGAGCTTTACCCTCTGGAATCCTTTGTGGTCAACCTTGCAGACCCCGGAGGAACCAGATACCTGCGCGTCACTCTTCAGATTGAGCTTACCGCCGTAAAAGGTCTTAAAGAAGAAATAGATAAGCGTGTTCCTCAGATCAGGGACGCGATAATAACCATACTTTCATCCAAGCGATATGAGGAGATAAACTCCGCGCAGGGCAAGATGATAATGAAACAGCAGATTATGAGGAGAATAAATTCTCTCCTCGCCGCAGGGCAGATCGCCAATGTTTATGTTACCGAATTTGTTATCCAGTAAGAGGGCTTTGATGATAGAGCATGCGAGAAACCAGTTCGGTGAGGTTCTTTTTGACATAAGAGTCGAGCTGGGGCGTAAAAAAGTGTCCGTAAGGGAAATGCTGAACTGGGAGAAGGGAACTATCCTCAAGTTCAACAAGACCTCCGGCGAACCGGTGGATTTCCTTGTGAATAACAAGCCCCTCGCCCTCGGTGAAGTGATGGTTCTTGATGACAGGTTTGCTATACGTATCACAGAGATATTGGACAAGGAAAAACTCACCGAAATGTACAAAGACGGAATCTATGGCTAAAATCCGGCTCTTAACCGCCGCTTTTTTGTTTTTTTTATGCTCATTCTCCGCTAATGCGGCGGCAGTCAAATCGGAGCTCACGGACAACTCCCTGAGGATCAGTATTCAGTTTGAAAAAGGCTATTCCGATGTAAACATCATAAAGCTTGATAAATCATACATAATCAGCTTCCAGACCGTGGAGGAGGCTGTTTATTCAGAGGAGTTCTGGGATTCTCCCGCCTCTCAGGCATACATACATTCCGAAGGTGACAGGAAAAAGCTCATAGTGGATTTTGAAACAGCCGCTGAGGAGCCGAAGGTGGAAACAGCGGAGAAGGGGCTTGATGTCACCTTCTCCTTCGCAGCCGCTCCCGCAGTCCCTTCCGCCACCGGACCCGGAGCCTACGTCAGGATGGTGACGGGGCTTGCCGTTGTTGTTGTGATAATTCTCGTCATATACTGGCTTACCCGCAGGATGCTTTCCCGCAGGGTGCTCTCGGAGCTGCCGGGCTCGGGCAGGCTTCTCGGCAAGGTTGACCTTGAGATACGCAAGAGCCTGTTTTTTTATGAGCTGGGGGACGCGGTCTACATTTTCGGCGTTACGGATATGTCTGTTAATTTAATTGAAAAAGTCACGGACGAAGCGGAAGTGCATAAGATAAAATCAGGCTTCGCGAGGAAGGGCGAGTTCGGTTCATACCTGAACTTCTTCTCCAAGGGTTCTGATGTTAAGACTGATCTTGACGCCTCAAGAAACATAATCAGGGAGAAACTGAAATCAATAAAAAAACGCTGATTTTCACCCTTTTCATGCTTCTGGCTCCTCTTGGCGCCATAGCCGCAGATCCGATCCCGTTCCCCGCTTTCCGGTTCGGGCTTGAGGCGGCGCAGAATCCTGATGACGTCGCAATTACGCTTCAGATCATCTTCTTTATAACCATAGTTACCCTTGCACCCTCAATTCTCATACTCATGACCTCTTTTACGAGGATACTAATAGTATTCTCTTTTCTCAGAACAGCAATGGGTACGCAGCAGATGCCCCCTAATCAGGTTCTGGTGGGGCTTGCGCTGTTTCTTACCTTTTTCATAATGACTCCTGTTTTCAATCAGGCGTATGAGAAGGGGCTCCAGCCCTATTTCGCGGAGGAGATGGGGTTCGCGGAAATGCTCACCGAAGCGAAAAAGCCCTTCCGCGAATTTATGCTTAAAAACACTCGCAAGAAAGATATGCGCATGTTTATAGATATAGCAGGCGGTGAAAAGCCGAAAACAGTAGATGATATTCCCGATTTCGTTCTGCTTTCCTCATTTGTTGTCAGTGAGCTGCAAACCGCTTTCCAGATGGGCTTCCTGCTGTTTCTGCCGTTTCTTATCATTGATTTTGTGGTGGCGAGCGTGCTTCTGTCAATGGGTATGATGATGCTGCCGCCTGTGATGATCTCCGTTCCGTTCAAGATACTTCTGTTCGTTCTTGTGGACGGCTGGGGGCTGATAGTCTCATCACTTATAAAAAGTTTTATGTAGTGCTTGAGCCAAGGCTGGTGAAAAATGACTTCTGATACTGTAATAGCTCTTCTTTCCGATGCTCTTAAGATGGCGCTGCTCATAGCTTCGCCCATGCTTATTTTCGGTCTTGCAGTCGGGCTTGTCGTCAGTATATTCCAGTCTGTAACGCAGATTCAGGAAATGACCCTTTCATTCATTCCGAAAATAGTCGCGGTGGTTGTGGCTGTGATAGTTTTTGCCCCGTGGATGCTTCAGAAAATGGTTTCCTACAGCGCCTCTATCTTCGGCAATCTCCATATGTATATCGGAAAATAAC is a genomic window of Geovibrio thiophilus containing:
- a CDS encoding flagellar hook-basal body complex protein, whose amino-acid sequence is MMRSLYSAISGLNTNQKAMDVIGNNIANVNTTGFKAGRAVFQDLFSQTLVGGKTPTDARGGVNPRQVGLGGYLAAVDNIFEAGTPTTTSKTTDLAIQGEGFFVVRGEGLNEYYYTRAGDFNFDRYGTFVNAAGYPVQGWMADPLTGELIDNGEVGDIVVGSAFQTIQAKATTEVSMNAVLNTVANASVLEYPTLLHTAGSSDDLLSVFSTNGVKMDLAENEPIVIKAHATEITDMLYAYSDSDVNLNLDSESVLRVYINNNPYTFTYGVDFRTMGELATAIENKLEDSVGNGAVANNFVETSVNGIFDETLVTPNASYATTESWTVTIDPTNPARFNVVGSVSGAVNSGVVGQTYTATDPVTGDALFTIPSTAWNGSWAAGETVTFDTAAAPASDFSVNIVNGKIQITRDTDNGIDVQVNSFSGTPYLAVIMQSLSGTYNEASTSRSSDEILFEETKYAGRDFDTLAELASIIEQAIDGNVLQADKFSVNFDEATGRFQFMNTGEYDTATGTTEGLILSSFMVDKAYSGTVFESNITPAGSLTIRPVDPDDDPAFVASADYGYSEQFLRYAEGSDLLTELYTSSGESMGLDDTAILQFSGAVGGEDLQGTGTIPALGSTVDDLRAMMAGYLGFENSTESQIAEHISDIEDNSGKIKVTGEKGLSNAVDFLKFEVVGAGTYQNFYDYFEYQTTQTASGGQMATTQTIYDAQGNAHTLKYTYDMVNATGNIWKLTLSTTDENTSVSFNQTGGNEILLHFNNDGSFNYLSSPEGTRVADLSFNFDPANGAGVISDVSMFLGTPASYDGVYISAKESSKNSAEQDGYAVGSLEEVMFNPAGEIVGYYTNGEVMTIAQVALATFTNNQGLLKVGDTLFAETGNSGTAAIGKPQTGSRGEILSGALENSNVDLSNEFVTMITTQRGFQANSRVITTSDEMLQELLTLKR
- a CDS encoding motility protein A, translating into MDLATIIGFLLSYILLIVALVIGAGVGVYVDYPSVLIVIGGTLGIVLINYPLDRITGLTKVMMKAFFNKSADTAELIQQLVGFAVKARRDGILSLESAEDEVSDEFLKKGIRLAVDGTEPEVIKTILETELEYMQERHKEGAGIFTSIADFAPAMGMIGTLVGLVAMLQSLSDPSAIGPAMAVALITTFYGSIIMNMFATPISGKLKVRSGEEVLQRQIMIGGIMAIQAGDNPRIVEQKLNAYLSPNKRKSQFD
- a CDS encoding flagellar basal body-associated FliL family protein, whose translation is MAADEKDTQPEQGGKKKSKLKLIIIILLLLVLLGGGGAAYFLFLKPNPNQAAQPAAAASAAPEAAPSEAIAQIGELYPLESFVVNLADPGGTRYLRVTLQIELTAVKGLKEEIDKRVPQIRDAIITILSSKRYEEINSAQGKMIMKQQIMRRINSLLAAGQIANVYVTEFVIQ
- the fliP gene encoding flagellar type III secretion system pore protein FliP (The bacterial flagellar biogenesis protein FliP forms a type III secretion system (T3SS)-type pore required for flagellar assembly.), with amino-acid sequence MLLAPLGAIAADPIPFPAFRFGLEAAQNPDDVAITLQIIFFITIVTLAPSILILMTSFTRILIVFSFLRTAMGTQQMPPNQVLVGLALFLTFFIMTPVFNQAYEKGLQPYFAEEMGFAEMLTEAKKPFREFMLKNTRKKDMRMFIDIAGGEKPKTVDDIPDFVLLSSFVVSELQTAFQMGFLLFLPFLIIDFVVASVLLSMGMMMLPPVMISVPFKILLFVLVDGWGLIVSSLIKSFM
- a CDS encoding OmpA/MotB family protein — translated: MSEKKKSCDCEKGSPKWMTTFTDMNMLLLTFFVLLVSMSTLDKKKILESLGSFQGSSGLLSGSRNEVSAQNIMTRINVIDQTGSSNAQTAETLRDYVKSANLSDVVSVIETKKGVSIRVLDSLLFAPGSADVQGEAIPFLRKVGTVIVDSPYYTHVEGHTDDTPSRSARFPSNWELSTARSVSVVRFLITEGVNPQSLSAGGFGEFHPLLPNITDENRARNRRVEINLVSPEFAETNKNIFEEDNGGQ
- a CDS encoding FliM/FliN family flagellar motor switch protein is translated as MIEHARNQFGEVLFDIRVELGRKKVSVREMLNWEKGTILKFNKTSGEPVDFLVNNKPLALGEVMVLDDRFAIRITEILDKEKLTEMYKDGIYG
- a CDS encoding flagellar hook-length control protein FliK; the protein is MDLMSFITPGTGNVPAFGTAISAQNGSQASKSSFEDFLKDRLSGTGVNTVSEKASAKSGTEVKSDSKTKAGKVIDELDIPSEQKEQLKKELDSLETEEDAVEFLENLEEILMLNGIGVEETVARLTEAFVAEDAQNAAGSTAIDSAMLKALKARGYTQAEQNLTDSEQQAANEAFEKLMLPKEAKISGTEVKIAEIVKPLTAETVPEEEQIIKTTTTDIPDTEVGETALKSGQSVLTEQEQPEVKIVTPRDINKIADFIQYSKSGDQKKLTIQLMPKELGKLNIELVEHAGKISARITMESDQARNLLVNNAESVRQQLEAKGIVLEKMEFFFAEKDSKDGTDQQFFRKKGSGNGKNEFAVGDISEDETDPSKGLYA
- a CDS encoding flagellar hook assembly protein FlgD, with product MTTISDSVQNILNGGSSTTTTTKETGTTEMDMMDFLNLFISQLKNQDPLEPMDNNQLTSQTSQFSMVEQLVSINEAVEKLVDGGSTSNDIDSLFSASSFIGKMVEYEGNSFVFDGESAVMDFDLDTASYSTEIYVYDTDGNLINAVNAGQLDSGRNSIAWDGTDSEGEAVEAGQYKYVVKAYDSTGAEVSVTTYGNGYVSGVSQEDGKIVFDLFGEELDADKVIAVRSY
- the fliQ gene encoding flagellar biosynthesis protein FliQ; translation: MTSDTVIALLSDALKMALLIASPMLIFGLAVGLVVSIFQSVTQIQEMTLSFIPKIVAVVVAVIVFAPWMLQKMVSYSASIFGNLHMYIGK
- a CDS encoding FliO/MopB family protein, whose protein sequence is MAKIRLLTAAFLFFLCSFSANAAAVKSELTDNSLRISIQFEKGYSDVNIIKLDKSYIISFQTVEEAVYSEEFWDSPASQAYIHSEGDRKKLIVDFETAAEEPKVETAEKGLDVTFSFAAAPAVPSATGPGAYVRMVTGLAVVVVIILVIYWLTRRMLSRRVLSELPGSGRLLGKVDLEIRKSLFFYELGDAVYIFGVTDMSVNLIEKVTDEAEVHKIKSGFARKGEFGSYLNFFSKGSDVKTDLDASRNIIREKLKSIKKR